In Vibrio lentus, a single genomic region encodes these proteins:
- a CDS encoding SprT family zinc-dependent metalloprotease encodes MSYTPQQHRVNKKLGECLAIANQHFSREFPCPTVTYKLRGKAAGKAYLQLNEIKLNQVLFRENEDAFINEVVPHELAHLITYQVFGRVRPHGNEWKYVMEKVFNVPARTTHSLEITSVQGKTFEYRCDCTTYPLSIRRHNKVIRNQSTYRCQQCQQTLAFTGLQLS; translated from the coding sequence TTGTCTTACACCCCGCAACAACATCGAGTAAATAAAAAACTGGGCGAATGCCTAGCTATCGCTAATCAACATTTTTCTCGTGAATTTCCATGCCCAACCGTCACTTACAAGTTAAGAGGAAAGGCAGCGGGAAAAGCCTACCTCCAGTTAAACGAGATAAAACTCAACCAAGTGCTATTCAGAGAAAATGAAGACGCCTTTATTAACGAAGTCGTGCCTCATGAACTCGCACATCTGATCACATATCAGGTCTTTGGACGAGTTAGGCCTCACGGCAATGAGTGGAAATACGTGATGGAAAAGGTATTCAATGTACCGGCCAGAACGACCCACAGCTTGGAAATCACCTCAGTGCAGGGCAAAACTTTTGAGTATCGCTGTGATTGCACCACTTATCCCCTGTCGATAAGACGACACAACAAAGTCATCCGCAACCAATCAACGTATCGTTGCCAACAATGCCAACAAACCTTAGCTTTTACCGGCCTTCAATTGAGCTAA
- a CDS encoding endonuclease — MQKTSPKVFGLSVSFYLSIVFGLLVTQSVFAAPPSSFSKAKKEAVKIYLDHPTSFYCGCDITWKDKKKGIPDLDGCGYQVRKQQKRASRIEWEHVVPAWQFGHQRQCWQDGGRKNCTRNDKIFKSMEADLHNLTPAIGEVNGDRSNYNFSQWNGMDGVSYGQCEMQVNFKQRKVMPPDRAKGSIARTYLYMSQEYGFKLSKQQTNLMMAWNKQFPVDKWECTRDKRIYAIQGNHNPFVFPACK; from the coding sequence ATGCAAAAAACCTCTCCAAAAGTATTTGGCCTATCGGTGTCCTTTTACCTATCAATAGTATTTGGCCTACTGGTAACCCAAAGCGTTTTCGCCGCTCCACCAAGTTCGTTCTCCAAAGCTAAAAAAGAAGCGGTGAAGATTTATCTCGATCACCCGACTTCATTTTATTGTGGTTGTGACATCACTTGGAAAGACAAAAAGAAAGGTATCCCCGACCTCGACGGCTGTGGTTATCAAGTCCGAAAACAACAAAAGCGAGCAAGTCGGATTGAATGGGAACACGTGGTTCCAGCTTGGCAATTCGGCCACCAGCGTCAGTGCTGGCAAGATGGCGGACGTAAGAACTGCACTCGCAATGACAAAATATTTAAATCGATGGAAGCCGACCTTCATAATCTAACTCCGGCAATTGGCGAGGTTAACGGTGATCGATCCAATTACAATTTCAGTCAGTGGAATGGAATGGATGGCGTGAGTTACGGTCAGTGTGAAATGCAGGTCAACTTCAAACAGCGTAAGGTTATGCCGCCAGACAGAGCAAAAGGTTCTATCGCGCGTACTTATCTTTATATGAGCCAAGAGTATGGTTTCAAACTATCTAAGCAGCAGACTAACCTGATGATGGCGTGGAACAAGCAATTCCCTGTCGATAAGTGGGAATGTACTCGTGATAAGCGAATCTATGCGATCCAAGGTAATCACAACCCATTTGTTTTCCCTGCTTGTAAATAA
- the rsmE gene encoding 16S rRNA (uracil(1498)-N(3))-methyltransferase: MRIPRIHHPERIHQLGSLALGEDAAGHVGRVLRMKEGQDVLLFDGSGAEFPATIAEVSKKNVTVNVTERIERSSESPLDLHLGQVISRGDKMEFTIQKSVELGVNTITPLISERCGVKLDTKRFEKKLAQWQKIAIAACEQSGRNTVPVIRPIMQLEEWCSEPSEALKLNLHPRAKYSINTLPEPISKVRLLIGPEGGLSAEEIGMTEQYKFEETLLGPRVLRTETAALTAITALQVRFGDLG; this comes from the coding sequence ATGAGAATCCCTCGTATCCATCACCCAGAACGCATTCATCAGTTAGGTTCACTCGCTTTAGGCGAAGATGCCGCGGGTCATGTTGGTCGAGTCCTTCGTATGAAAGAAGGCCAAGATGTTCTTCTATTTGATGGCAGTGGCGCTGAATTCCCTGCGACCATTGCTGAAGTATCAAAAAAGAACGTCACAGTTAATGTTACTGAACGTATCGAACGTAGCAGCGAATCTCCGTTAGACTTACATTTAGGCCAAGTGATTTCACGTGGCGACAAAATGGAATTCACGATTCAGAAATCGGTTGAGCTTGGTGTAAACACCATTACCCCACTGATTTCAGAGCGCTGTGGCGTTAAACTGGATACTAAACGCTTCGAGAAAAAGCTCGCTCAGTGGCAAAAGATTGCTATCGCAGCATGTGAACAATCTGGTCGCAATACGGTTCCGGTTATTCGCCCAATTATGCAGCTTGAAGAGTGGTGCAGCGAACCGAGTGAAGCGTTAAAGCTAAACCTGCATCCTCGTGCAAAATACTCAATTAATACCCTTCCAGAACCCATCAGTAAGGTACGCCTATTGATCGGTCCTGAGGGCGGACTGTCAGCTGAAGAAATCGGTATGACAGAACAATACAAATTTGAAGAGACGCTACTCGGCCCACGTGTACTTCGTACCGAGACAGCGGCTCTAACCGCAATTACTGCCTTACAAGTCCGTTTTGGCGATCTAGGCTAG
- the gshB gene encoding glutathione synthase: protein MIKLGIVMDPISSINIKKDSSFAMMLEAQRRGYEIHYMEMDDLHLDQGVAIADTKVVELKEDPNGWYEFKSEQTIALSDLDAVLMRKDPPFDTEYIYATYILERAQENGALIVNKPQSLRDCNEKLFTAWFPELTPTTIVTRKAEKIKAFREEHGDVILKPLDGMGGASIFRVKEGDPNVSVIIETLTNHGQNYAMAQTFVPDISNGDKRILVVDGEPMPYCLARIPAKGETRGNLAAGGTGEARPLSETDWAIARAVAPALKEKGLIFVGLDVIGDKLTEINVTSPTCIREIEAAFDISVTGKLMDAIERRVNAK, encoded by the coding sequence ATGATCAAACTTGGCATCGTAATGGATCCAATTTCATCCATTAACATCAAAAAAGACTCTAGCTTTGCCATGATGCTTGAAGCTCAGCGTCGTGGTTACGAAATCCATTACATGGAAATGGATGATCTACATTTAGATCAAGGCGTAGCCATTGCTGACACTAAGGTTGTTGAACTAAAAGAAGATCCAAACGGCTGGTACGAGTTCAAATCAGAACAGACTATCGCGCTATCTGATTTAGATGCGGTTCTGATGCGTAAAGATCCTCCGTTTGATACTGAGTACATCTACGCGACTTACATTCTTGAGCGTGCTCAAGAGAACGGTGCACTGATCGTCAACAAGCCACAAAGCCTACGTGACTGTAACGAGAAGTTGTTCACGGCTTGGTTCCCTGAACTGACACCAACCACCATCGTGACTCGTAAAGCTGAAAAGATTAAAGCGTTCCGAGAAGAGCACGGTGACGTGATCCTAAAACCACTTGATGGTATGGGCGGCGCGTCTATCTTCCGAGTGAAAGAAGGCGATCCAAACGTATCAGTGATCATTGAAACACTGACTAACCACGGTCAAAACTACGCAATGGCACAAACCTTTGTTCCAGACATCAGCAATGGTGATAAGCGTATTCTTGTGGTTGACGGTGAACCAATGCCTTACTGTCTAGCTCGTATTCCGGCGAAAGGGGAAACTAGAGGTAACCTTGCTGCTGGCGGTACAGGTGAAGCTCGTCCTCTAAGTGAAACAGACTGGGCTATCGCAAGAGCAGTTGCCCCTGCACTGAAAGAGAAAGGCTTAATCTTTGTTGGGCTTGATGTTATCGGCGACAAACTGACTGAAATTAACGTAACAAGCCCTACTTGTATCCGTGAAATTGAAGCTGCTTTTGATATTTCGGTAACGGGCAAATTAATGGATGCAATCGAGCGTCGCGTTAACGCTAAATAG
- a CDS encoding YqgE/AlgH family protein, whose translation MNLTNHFLVAMPGMKDPYFQNSVIYLCEHNDEGAMGLMINAPIDVTVGGMLKQVEVDSEQPKPNQASLDKPVLNGGPVAEDRGFILHKPKGSYQSSINMTDQISVTTSKDILMVLGTEDEPMHYLVALGYAGWEPGQLETELTENSWLTVEADPKVIFNTPISDRWKVAVQMLGINAAQLSADAGHA comes from the coding sequence ATGAATTTAACGAACCACTTTCTGGTCGCTATGCCCGGAATGAAAGACCCATACTTTCAAAATTCGGTGATCTATCTTTGTGAGCACAATGACGAAGGTGCGATGGGTTTGATGATCAACGCTCCTATCGATGTCACTGTTGGCGGTATGCTTAAGCAAGTTGAGGTTGATTCTGAACAGCCGAAACCCAACCAAGCAAGCCTTGATAAGCCAGTACTTAATGGTGGGCCAGTCGCAGAAGATCGTGGGTTTATTTTGCACAAACCCAAAGGCAGTTATCAATCCAGCATCAACATGACGGATCAAATCTCGGTAACAACCTCGAAAGATATTCTAATGGTGTTAGGGACAGAAGATGAACCTATGCATTATCTGGTCGCGCTTGGTTATGCCGGATGGGAACCAGGACAACTGGAAACTGAGCTGACTGAAAATTCATGGCTAACCGTCGAAGCCGATCCAAAGGTTATCTTCAATACGCCAATTTCGGATCGCTGGAAAGTTGCCGTGCAAATGTTAGGTATCAATGCGGCTCAGCTTTCAGCAGACGCTGGCCACGCATAG
- the ruvX gene encoding Holliday junction resolvase RuvX produces the protein MSRTIMAFDYGTKSIGSAIGQEITGTASPLKAFKAKDGIPNWDDIEKQIKEWQPNLIVVGLPTDLHGKDLATITPRAKKFANRLKGRFGVDVELHDERLSTTEARADLFEMGGYKALSKGNVDNQSAVVILESWFEAQYS, from the coding sequence ATGTCACGAACAATTATGGCATTTGACTACGGTACAAAAAGTATCGGCAGTGCGATAGGACAAGAGATCACAGGCACAGCAAGCCCTTTAAAAGCCTTTAAAGCCAAAGATGGTATCCCCAACTGGGATGACATAGAAAAACAAATCAAAGAGTGGCAGCCGAATCTTATCGTGGTTGGTCTGCCTACCGATCTTCACGGTAAAGATCTAGCAACCATTACACCCAGAGCGAAGAAATTCGCTAACCGTCTTAAGGGACGCTTTGGTGTGGATGTTGAATTGCATGATGAGAGACTTTCTACGACAGAAGCAAGGGCCGACCTTTTTGAAATGGGTGGCTATAAAGCGCTAAGCAAAGGTAATGTCGATAACCAGTCTGCGGTCGTCATTTTAGAGAGCTGGTTTGAAGCACAATATTCATAA
- a CDS encoding PilT/PilU family type 4a pilus ATPase: MELNQILEGMLSQKASDLYITVDAPILFRVDGELRPQGEKLNVAQVSQLLDAMMDQDRRDEYQQTREANFAIVRDFGRFRVSAFFQRELPGAVIRRIETNIPTFEQLKLPDVLQDLSIAKRGLVLVVGATGSGKSTSMAAMTGYRNTNRSGHILTVEDPIEFVHEHKKCIVTQREVGLDTESYEVALKNSLRQAPDMILIGEIRSRETMEYAMTFAETGHLCMATLHANNANQALERILHLVPKEQKEQFLFDLSMNLRGVVAQQLIRDKNGSGRHGVFEILLNSPRVSDLIRRGDLHELKATMAKSKEIGMQTFDQALYDLVVAGKISEEDAFHSADSANDLRLMLKTRRGDDDYGTGALSGVKIDMG; the protein is encoded by the coding sequence ATGGAATTGAATCAAATCCTTGAGGGGATGCTTTCTCAAAAGGCTTCGGATCTTTATATCACTGTCGATGCTCCAATCCTGTTTCGTGTCGATGGTGAACTTCGCCCTCAGGGAGAGAAACTGAATGTGGCTCAAGTATCTCAGCTTCTTGATGCGATGATGGATCAAGACCGACGCGATGAATATCAGCAAACGCGTGAGGCTAATTTTGCCATTGTGCGTGACTTTGGTCGTTTTCGTGTCAGTGCATTCTTTCAACGAGAGCTACCTGGAGCGGTTATTCGACGTATCGAGACTAACATCCCAACCTTTGAGCAATTAAAGCTTCCTGATGTGCTGCAAGACCTTTCAATCGCTAAGCGCGGACTTGTGCTGGTGGTTGGTGCGACTGGCTCTGGTAAATCGACCTCGATGGCTGCGATGACAGGCTATCGCAATACCAATCGTTCAGGTCATATCCTAACGGTTGAAGACCCGATTGAATTTGTCCATGAACATAAAAAATGTATCGTGACTCAGCGTGAGGTCGGGCTCGATACCGAGAGTTACGAAGTCGCACTTAAGAACTCTTTGCGCCAAGCACCAGATATGATCTTGATTGGCGAAATCCGTAGCCGTGAAACTATGGAATACGCGATGACCTTTGCTGAGACGGGTCACTTGTGTATGGCTACACTGCATGCGAATAACGCTAACCAAGCACTAGAGCGTATTCTTCACTTGGTACCAAAAGAGCAGAAAGAGCAGTTCCTGTTTGATCTGTCGATGAACCTGCGTGGTGTGGTCGCTCAGCAATTAATCCGAGATAAGAATGGCAGCGGTCGTCATGGTGTGTTTGAGATTTTACTCAACAGCCCACGAGTGTCTGACTTAATTCGTCGTGGTGACTTGCATGAGCTTAAAGCGACGATGGCTAAATCGAAAGAGATTGGGATGCAGACCTTTGACCAAGCTTTGTATGATTTAGTCGTTGCTGGCAAGATTAGCGAAGAAGATGCGTTCCACAGTGCAGATTCAGCCAATGACTTGCGCTTGATGTTGAAAACCAGACGTGGCGATGATGACTACGGGACTGGCGCTTTGTCTGGCGTTAAGATTGATATGGGGTAG
- a CDS encoding type IV pilus twitching motility protein PilT, which yields MDITELLDFSVKHNASDLHLSAGVSPMVRIDGEVRKLGIPALSHADVHRLVFEIMSDSQRGEFEEKLEVDFSFELPNVGRFRVNAFNQSRGCSAVFRTIPVEIPTLEQLGAPEIFERISNYEKGLVLVTGPTGSGKSTTLAAMVDYVNRNHNKHILTIEDPIEFVHTNNKCLINQREVHRDTHSFKAALRSALREDPDVILVGELRDQETISLALTAAETGHLVFGTLHTSSAAKTIDRIIDVFPGSDKDMVRSMLSESLRSVIAQKLLKRVGGGRVACHEIMMATPAIRNLIREDKVAQMYSIIQTGAAHGMQTMEQNAKQLMAQGLVDSEEVEKKIEIETSMF from the coding sequence ATGGATATCACTGAGTTACTAGATTTTAGTGTAAAGCATAACGCGTCAGATCTACATCTTTCTGCGGGTGTATCTCCAATGGTACGTATAGATGGTGAAGTAAGGAAGCTTGGAATACCAGCTTTGAGTCATGCCGATGTGCATCGTTTGGTTTTTGAGATCATGAGTGATTCACAACGTGGTGAGTTCGAAGAAAAACTGGAAGTCGACTTCTCTTTTGAATTACCCAACGTTGGTCGTTTCCGTGTTAATGCTTTTAATCAATCTCGTGGTTGCTCTGCTGTATTTCGTACCATTCCAGTAGAGATTCCTACCCTTGAACAGCTAGGAGCTCCTGAGATCTTTGAAAGAATATCTAATTACGAAAAAGGTTTAGTCTTGGTGACAGGGCCGACGGGTTCAGGTAAGTCGACAACTTTGGCTGCGATGGTGGATTACGTTAACCGTAACCATAATAAGCATATATTGACGATTGAAGACCCGATCGAATTTGTTCATACCAACAACAAATGCTTAATCAACCAACGAGAAGTGCACCGCGACACTCACAGCTTCAAAGCTGCGCTGCGCAGTGCGTTACGTGAAGATCCAGACGTTATCCTTGTTGGTGAGCTTCGTGACCAAGAGACGATCAGCTTAGCGCTAACCGCAGCAGAAACGGGTCACTTAGTGTTTGGTACCTTGCACACGAGCTCTGCGGCAAAAACTATCGACCGTATTATCGATGTATTCCCGGGTAGCGACAAAGATATGGTGCGTTCAATGTTGTCTGAATCGTTACGTTCGGTGATCGCCCAGAAGCTGTTAAAGCGTGTCGGTGGTGGTCGTGTCGCTTGTCATGAGATCATGATGGCGACACCTGCGATCAGAAACTTGATCCGTGAAGACAAGGTCGCGCAGATGTATTCGATCATTCAAACGGGCGCGGCACATGGTATGCAGACCATGGAGCAAAATGCGAAGCAGTTGATGGCTCAAGGCTTGGTTGATTCAGAAGAGGTCGAGAAAAAGATCGAAATTGAAACCTCTATGTTTTAA
- a CDS encoding YggS family pyridoxal phosphate-dependent enzyme, producing MSSIQQNIEQITSQIRSAEQKCGRAPESVQLLAVSKTKPIDAILEAALGGQVAFGENYVQEGVDKVKHFSEQHSNLNLEWHFIGPIQSNKTRPIAESFQWVHSVDRDKIAQRLNDQRPNELPPLQVLIQVNTSGEDSKSGTSEETVFALAELISSLPNLTLRGLMSIPANVSDYQSQLNAFSQLADLKGKLAVKYPNIDTLSMGMSGDMDAAVEAGSTMVRIGTAIFGARDYAK from the coding sequence ATGAGTAGTATTCAACAAAATATCGAACAAATCACCTCACAGATTCGTAGTGCTGAGCAAAAGTGCGGACGAGCTCCAGAGTCCGTGCAACTTTTAGCCGTCAGTAAAACTAAACCTATTGATGCGATTCTAGAAGCCGCACTCGGAGGCCAAGTTGCCTTTGGTGAAAACTATGTTCAAGAAGGTGTCGATAAAGTAAAACACTTTTCAGAACAACATTCTAACCTAAATTTAGAATGGCATTTTATTGGCCCAATTCAATCCAATAAAACCCGCCCTATCGCAGAAAGCTTCCAGTGGGTGCATTCTGTCGATCGCGATAAAATCGCGCAAAGGCTTAATGATCAACGACCAAACGAACTTCCACCTCTACAAGTACTCATTCAAGTGAACACGAGTGGTGAAGATTCGAAATCAGGAACGTCAGAAGAGACAGTTTTTGCACTCGCAGAGTTGATTTCATCGCTCCCCAACCTCACCTTAAGAGGATTGATGTCGATTCCTGCAAACGTATCTGACTATCAATCTCAGCTTAATGCATTTTCTCAACTGGCGGATCTTAAAGGCAAGCTAGCCGTGAAGTATCCAAACATAGATACCCTTTCGATGGGTATGAGTGGTGATATGGATGCAGCAGTTGAGGCTGGTAGCACCATGGTTCGTATTGGAACGGCTATCTTCGGAGCTCGTGATTACGCGAAATAG
- the proC gene encoding pyrroline-5-carboxylate reductase: MEHKNIAFIGAGNMVRSIVAGLVASGYPAQKITATAPSDTRRLPLEQEYGINTTSDNIAAAEQADVVVLSVKPQMMADVCKPLQSIDFSNKLVISIAAGINANRLNEMLNCQLNLVRVMPNTPSLLGKGMSGLYADSMVSQGDKEFASQLMQAVGQVSWVKQESGINNIIAAAGSAPAYFFLFMEAMQAEAVNQGFDQETARKLVQQSALGAAEMVVANPNTELSTLREQVTSKGGTTAEALRTFNDHQLSDIVAKAMQSAVARAEEMEKLF, translated from the coding sequence ATGGAACATAAGAACATCGCCTTTATTGGGGCGGGAAATATGGTTCGCTCGATTGTAGCGGGCTTAGTGGCGAGTGGTTACCCAGCGCAAAAGATTACTGCAACAGCGCCTTCAGACACCAGAAGACTGCCGTTAGAGCAAGAGTACGGCATCAATACCACCAGCGATAATATTGCCGCAGCAGAGCAAGCAGACGTTGTTGTACTATCAGTGAAGCCACAAATGATGGCTGATGTATGCAAACCCTTACAAAGCATCGACTTTAGCAACAAACTGGTTATCTCAATTGCCGCGGGTATTAATGCGAATCGACTCAATGAGATGTTAAACTGCCAGCTAAACCTTGTACGTGTTATGCCAAACACGCCATCACTGCTTGGTAAAGGGATGAGTGGCCTTTATGCTGACTCAATGGTTAGTCAAGGTGATAAAGAGTTCGCTTCTCAGTTAATGCAAGCCGTAGGTCAAGTAAGCTGGGTTAAACAAGAGTCTGGTATCAACAACATCATTGCGGCAGCAGGTAGTGCTCCGGCTTACTTCTTCCTGTTTATGGAGGCGATGCAAGCTGAAGCAGTTAACCAAGGTTTTGACCAAGAAACCGCTCGTAAATTAGTGCAGCAATCTGCATTAGGCGCGGCAGAGATGGTAGTAGCAAATCCAAATACTGAATTATCAACACTGCGTGAACAAGTGACTTCAAAAGGCGGAACGACCGCAGAAGCATTGCGCACGTTTAACGACCATCAACTATCTGACATCGTAGCGAAAGCCATGCAATCGGCGGTTGCTCGAGCTGAAGAGATGGAAAAACTGTTTTAA
- a CDS encoding YggT family protein, with protein sequence MNSMSFLISTVFDLYIMVVILRIWLQASRADFYNPFSQFIVKATQPVVAPLRRVIPSIGSLDLATVVFAYVLCVLKFVALNLIISGGAAVFDISFLIFGALSLLKAAGGLIFWVLLIRAILSWVSQGRSPIEYVFHQLTEPMLVPIRRILPDMGGFDLSVLVLFIVLQFANFLMGDMIGPIWYQL encoded by the coding sequence ATGAATTCGATGAGCTTTCTGATCTCGACCGTTTTTGATCTTTACATCATGGTTGTGATCTTGCGTATCTGGCTACAAGCATCACGTGCAGATTTCTACAACCCGTTCTCACAATTTATCGTAAAAGCGACACAACCGGTTGTTGCCCCACTACGCCGAGTGATTCCATCAATAGGCAGCCTTGACCTTGCGACTGTTGTATTCGCTTATGTGCTGTGTGTACTTAAGTTCGTCGCTCTAAACTTGATTATCTCTGGCGGTGCGGCTGTATTTGATATCAGCTTCCTGATCTTTGGTGCACTATCTCTGCTCAAAGCAGCTGGTGGCTTAATTTTCTGGGTTCTGCTAATCCGTGCAATTCTGAGCTGGGTTAGCCAAGGCCGTAGCCCAATCGAATACGTATTCCACCAATTAACAGAACCAATGCTAGTTCCAATTCGCCGCATCCTTCCTGATATGGGTGGCTTCGACCTAAGTGTGCTGGTTCTGTTCATTGTTCTGCAATTTGCGAACTTCCTAATGGGCGACATGATCGGTCCTATTTGGTATCAGCTATAA
- the yggU gene encoding DUF167 family protein YggU, with amino-acid sequence MPKAVWAEEDDILLRLYIQPKASRDKIVGLHGEELKIAITAPPVDGKANAHLAKYLAKQFKVAKGQIKIEKGELGRHKQVRICSPSQIPTEVKAIL; translated from the coding sequence ATGCCAAAAGCAGTTTGGGCCGAAGAGGACGATATTCTTCTTCGGCTCTATATCCAACCCAAGGCAAGCCGCGATAAAATCGTTGGCTTACACGGAGAGGAACTGAAAATTGCCATTACTGCACCACCGGTTGATGGCAAAGCCAATGCTCACTTAGCGAAATACCTTGCGAAACAATTTAAGGTCGCGAAAGGGCAAATTAAGATAGAAAAGGGAGAGCTCGGTCGGCATAAGCAAGTTCGAATATGCTCACCAAGCCAGATCCCAACTGAAGTCAAAGCCATCCTATGA
- a CDS encoding DUF4426 domain-containing protein: protein MRLWITALITALIALPSSAGQFKSIKDVEVHYSAFNSTFLTAQVAKQYKLKRNGYSAILNISVLDNASLGKPATTAKITGTARNLVGNTRTLNFREIKEGDAIYYLAEFPITHEENITFDIDVNAGLKGTGPLRFTQKFYIEE, encoded by the coding sequence ATGCGTCTATGGATAACAGCACTAATCACCGCTCTGATTGCCCTACCAAGCTCGGCAGGACAATTTAAAAGTATCAAGGATGTCGAGGTTCATTACTCGGCTTTCAATTCCACGTTTTTAACTGCGCAGGTCGCTAAGCAATATAAGCTGAAACGAAACGGATACTCAGCGATTCTAAATATCAGCGTGCTAGACAACGCTTCTCTAGGCAAGCCTGCAACAACGGCTAAAATTACGGGAACAGCACGAAACCTAGTAGGCAATACTCGTACGCTTAACTTCCGTGAAATAAAGGAAGGTGATGCGATTTATTACCTTGCTGAGTTCCCTATCACTCACGAAGAGAATATCACTTTTGATATTGATGTTAACGCAGGTTTGAAAGGCACTGGACCACTGCGTTTCACACAAAAATTCTATATAGAAGAGTAG
- a CDS encoding XTP/dITP diphosphatase codes for MSKIVLATGNQGKVREMADILSEFGFDVVAQSEFNVSEVAETGTTFIENAIIKARHAAKETGLPAIADDSGLEVDYLNGAPGIYSARYSGEGATDKQNIEKLLDAMQGVDVEKRTARFHCVLVLMRHENDPTPLVCHGKWEGRILTEEHGENGFGYDPVFFVPEDNCASAELESSRKKQLSHRGKALASLFKTLKEQAL; via the coding sequence ATGAGTAAGATTGTTTTAGCAACAGGCAACCAAGGCAAAGTTCGCGAGATGGCAGATATTCTGTCTGAGTTTGGTTTCGACGTTGTCGCGCAAAGTGAATTTAACGTTTCAGAAGTCGCAGAAACAGGAACGACTTTCATTGAAAATGCCATCATCAAAGCTCGCCACGCTGCGAAAGAGACGGGGCTACCAGCCATTGCTGACGATTCTGGCTTAGAAGTTGATTACCTTAATGGTGCACCCGGTATCTACTCAGCGCGTTACTCAGGTGAAGGAGCTACTGATAAGCAAAACATCGAAAAGCTGTTAGATGCTATGCAAGGTGTCGATGTTGAAAAGCGTACCGCTCGTTTTCACTGTGTATTGGTGCTAATGCGTCACGAAAACGATCCAACTCCATTAGTATGTCACGGTAAATGGGAAGGTCGCATTCTGACTGAAGAACACGGTGAGAATGGCTTTGGCTACGATCCTGTATTCTTTGTACCAGAAGATAACTGCGCCTCAGCAGAACTTGAATCGTCACGTAAGAAGCAACTGTCACACCGTGGTAAAGCCCTCGCGTCATTATTCAAGACTCTCAAGGAGCAAGCTCTGTAA